From the Cohaesibacter sp. ES.047 genome, one window contains:
- a CDS encoding OmpA family protein gives MSILKRWVVPGVVAVCAVTAITLFSETDKIEADLTKRAQAVLQDKGMDWANISFSGRDGTLTGIEPEKNEASWAIELLDAEWGVRTVSNETEELKTQSPYSWGLVRDDDQVSIIGYLPYRLTRTLPSEMEEKMPGVLVQTQVEAARGAPANIENVVQFTTDLLSSLDNAKAFLLDNTLTITGQLEDGNPADIAKFKAAQEKIAAADLEGISFDFQIPEPKAPEDMVKPVATTVNGLEITRSADGVRIMGLMPSQEIKDTVIDLANRKFGTSVVTEGLDVREGEKIANLGYDDYRRSSVAILQAVSRLEEGSASLTENGLDLTGGAFYGGALEDVMRGLQDALPASVALNTDLRVAAPGETVDAEQCQRLLRSSLETNTILFESGMAAISPDSFGLLDTLIYTARRCTDNRIQIEGHTDSDGDDAANQALSERRAGAVADYLVSAGITADRLEAKGFGEDQPVASNDTPEGKAKNRRIEFVILTQ, from the coding sequence ATGTCAATCCTAAAGCGCTGGGTTGTCCCGGGCGTCGTGGCGGTCTGTGCTGTTACAGCCATCACGCTATTCAGCGAAACCGATAAGATCGAGGCGGATCTTACCAAGAGGGCTCAGGCTGTTCTGCAGGATAAAGGCATGGATTGGGCGAACATCTCCTTCTCTGGCCGCGATGGCACCCTTACCGGAATCGAACCAGAGAAAAATGAAGCCAGCTGGGCGATTGAGCTTCTCGATGCCGAGTGGGGCGTTCGAACGGTCAGCAACGAGACCGAAGAACTCAAGACCCAATCTCCTTATTCATGGGGCTTGGTGCGGGATGATGATCAGGTGTCGATCATCGGCTATCTTCCCTATCGCCTGACCCGAACCCTGCCGTCGGAAATGGAAGAAAAGATGCCCGGCGTTTTGGTCCAGACACAGGTCGAGGCGGCGCGCGGTGCCCCCGCCAACATTGAAAATGTCGTTCAATTCACGACGGACCTTCTGTCATCGCTGGACAATGCCAAGGCGTTCCTGCTCGATAACACCCTGACCATCACGGGACAGCTGGAAGACGGAAATCCCGCCGATATTGCCAAATTCAAAGCGGCGCAGGAAAAGATCGCAGCCGCTGACCTGGAAGGCATATCGTTTGACTTCCAGATACCCGAGCCCAAGGCGCCTGAGGACATGGTCAAGCCGGTTGCGACTACAGTCAACGGGCTGGAGATCACGCGCAGTGCAGACGGGGTCCGGATCATGGGGTTGATGCCGAGCCAGGAGATCAAGGACACGGTCATCGATCTTGCCAATCGCAAGTTCGGCACCAGCGTGGTGACGGAAGGGCTTGATGTGCGCGAAGGCGAGAAGATTGCCAATCTGGGCTACGATGACTATCGCAGGTCTTCGGTCGCCATTCTGCAGGCGGTCAGCCGCCTTGAAGAGGGATCCGCCAGCCTGACCGAAAATGGTCTTGATCTGACCGGCGGTGCCTTCTACGGCGGAGCTCTTGAAGACGTGATGCGTGGGTTGCAGGACGCCTTGCCGGCGAGTGTAGCACTCAATACCGATCTGCGCGTTGCCGCTCCGGGAGAGACAGTCGATGCCGAGCAATGCCAGCGCCTGCTCAGATCATCACTCGAGACGAACACCATCCTGTTTGAATCCGGCATGGCAGCCATTTCACCCGACTCCTTCGGCCTGCTCGATACGCTCATCTATACTGCACGCCGCTGCACCGATAATCGCATTCAGATTGAAGGCCACACCGACAGCGACGGCGATGACGCCGCCAATCAGGCCCTGTCCGAACGTCGGGCGGGGGCGGTTGCCGACTATCTCGTCAGTGCAGGCATCACCGCTGATCGTCTCGAAGCCAAGGGTTTTGGCGAAGATCAGCCGGTTGCCAGCAATGACACCCCCGAAGGCAAGGCAAAGAACCGCCGCATTGAATTCGTCATTCTGACACAGTGA
- a CDS encoding VOC family protein: MAETARTLGIDHLGLTVEDLMLSLSFFTDCLGWKQVGGNPDYPSAYISDGTSMITLWQAKTDSPTGFDRQTNIGLHHFALKMESEEALNALFEDVKNWPDVTVEFAPELSGKGPKIHCMVYEPGGNRLELSYVPR; the protein is encoded by the coding sequence ATGGCAGAAACGGCAAGAACCCTCGGTATCGATCATCTCGGGCTGACCGTTGAAGACCTGATGCTCTCACTTTCCTTTTTTACCGATTGTCTTGGCTGGAAGCAGGTCGGTGGCAATCCCGACTATCCATCCGCCTACATCTCCGATGGCACGTCCATGATCACGCTCTGGCAGGCGAAAACCGACAGCCCGACGGGCTTTGATCGCCAGACCAACATCGGCCTTCATCACTTTGCGCTCAAGATGGAAAGCGAAGAAGCGCTCAATGCACTGTTCGAGGATGTGAAAAACTGGCCGGATGTGACGGTGGAATTCGCACCCGAGCTTTCGGGCAAAGGCCCCAAGATCCACTGCATGGTTTATGAGCCGGGCGGCAATCGCCTCGAGCTGAGCTACGTGCCGCGCTAG
- a CDS encoding bifunctional UDP-sugar hydrolase/5'-nucleotidase: MTASHKDAASGLSRRGLLLGGAAIAATAGLSPFLTFRAEAKPSVGELALVPATPNPLGTIDKLFLLKGDPLASPIKAIVAEDGSAVPAAVLDEGERRVLRVLHFNDMHNHITDLHGKKGDTHRLAQMVKMVKEAKAGAAENESVLFVSAGDDHTGSVFDELMGWSPDEFIADASYRAYSAAGVDIAALGNHEFDRGAELLKKGKDVDAKFPLLSANVHSSAHMKRDEDYTAAAVADIKGLRVGLIGLTTNIDTRVGQPEDPTLAVERPIKAIKNVLPAVASISDVVVILSHCGYGIGKHTSGKAATEREIGDGDFAIAKIASKLTDKPIVIVGGHTHTELNTDGIDETNLMDGVLITQAKAHGAFLGDIAMSIAAGQGRKDWYSSVSLHGIKKSDVRVKSDDETYTSLQQAGDWDAKFKDGVVAPLLKVLEVKLAETIGMVEAGTLNKDATIASRYIGENALANFMNDAVVARSVTFPNGKVDFALFNATGLSAGVAKGPLTFKDWYDVMPYADAIHVATMTGAQIRDLLQNNVTRLLRPEEEEATDKSGFVSRGFLHFSSGIRYEIELGENAKSAKAVNITLNGQPIEDVLDMEFTMAINTYIALGAFGETWNGKPISGGVKGDIASMDLRALDYDHTGLVYRNEVIGYIRDQKTVTEANGASLDGRLAVLK, encoded by the coding sequence ATGACTGCTTCCCACAAAGATGCCGCCTCAGGCCTGAGCCGCCGCGGCCTTCTGCTCGGTGGCGCTGCCATTGCAGCGACCGCCGGACTTTCCCCGTTTCTGACCTTCCGCGCCGAGGCCAAACCATCCGTTGGCGAATTGGCACTTGTCCCCGCAACGCCGAACCCGCTTGGCACCATCGACAAGCTGTTCCTTCTCAAGGGGGATCCGCTTGCCTCTCCGATCAAAGCCATTGTCGCTGAAGACGGAAGCGCGGTTCCCGCTGCGGTTCTTGATGAAGGCGAACGCCGCGTCCTGCGCGTTCTGCATTTCAACGACATGCACAACCACATCACCGACCTGCATGGCAAGAAGGGCGATACACACCGCCTCGCCCAGATGGTCAAAATGGTCAAGGAAGCCAAAGCAGGCGCGGCTGAAAACGAATCCGTCCTGTTCGTCTCTGCTGGCGATGACCACACCGGTTCGGTCTTTGACGAGTTGATGGGCTGGAGCCCGGACGAGTTCATCGCCGATGCCAGCTACCGGGCCTATAGCGCCGCCGGTGTCGATATCGCCGCGCTGGGCAACCACGAGTTTGACCGTGGCGCAGAGCTTTTGAAAAAGGGCAAGGATGTGGACGCGAAATTCCCGCTCCTGTCCGCCAACGTCCATTCCTCGGCCCATATGAAGCGCGATGAGGATTACACCGCTGCGGCCGTCGCCGACATCAAGGGCCTGCGTGTCGGGCTCATCGGTCTGACCACCAACATCGACACCCGCGTTGGCCAGCCTGAAGACCCGACGCTTGCGGTCGAGCGCCCGATCAAGGCCATCAAGAATGTGCTTCCAGCGGTTGCCTCCATTTCCGACGTGGTGGTGATCTTGTCCCACTGCGGCTACGGCATCGGCAAGCACACGTCCGGCAAGGCCGCGACCGAACGCGAGATCGGTGATGGCGATTTCGCCATTGCCAAGATTGCGTCCAAGCTCACAGACAAGCCGATTGTCATCGTTGGTGGCCATACCCACACCGAGCTCAACACCGATGGCATCGACGAGACCAACCTGATGGATGGCGTTCTCATCACGCAGGCCAAGGCCCACGGAGCCTTCCTTGGCGACATCGCAATGTCGATTGCCGCTGGTCAGGGCCGCAAGGACTGGTATAGCTCGGTCTCTCTGCACGGCATCAAGAAAAGCGATGTACGCGTCAAATCTGACGATGAGACATATACCTCCCTGCAGCAAGCTGGCGATTGGGATGCCAAATTCAAGGACGGAGTTGTCGCACCCCTCCTCAAAGTGCTGGAAGTCAAACTGGCTGAAACCATCGGCATGGTCGAAGCAGGCACCCTCAACAAGGATGCGACCATTGCAAGCCGCTATATCGGCGAGAATGCGCTCGCGAACTTCATGAATGATGCAGTGGTTGCCCGCTCGGTGACCTTCCCCAATGGCAAGGTGGACTTTGCCCTGTTCAACGCGACCGGACTGTCGGCCGGTGTTGCCAAAGGCCCGTTGACCTTCAAGGACTGGTATGACGTCATGCCCTATGCGGATGCGATCCATGTGGCGACCATGACCGGCGCCCAGATCCGCGATCTTTTGCAGAACAACGTCACGCGCCTGTTGCGCCCGGAAGAAGAGGAAGCCACCGACAAGAGCGGCTTCGTCTCACGCGGCTTCCTGCATTTCTCCTCAGGCATTCGCTACGAGATTGAGCTTGGCGAGAATGCCAAATCCGCAAAGGCGGTCAATATCACGCTCAATGGTCAGCCGATTGAAGATGTGCTCGACATGGAATTCACCATGGCGATCAATACCTATATCGCGCTTGGTGCGTTCGGCGAGACATGGAATGGCAAGCCGATCAGCGGCGGTGTGAAGGGCGACATCGCCAGCATGGACTTGCGGGCGCTCGACTATGACCACACCGGTCTTGTCTATCGCAACGAGGTCATCGGCTACATCCGTGACCAGAAGACGGTGACAGAGGCCAATGGCGCAAGCCTTGATGGCCGTCTCGCCGTTCTGAAGTAA
- the mscL gene encoding large conductance mechanosensitive channel protein MscL: MIQEFKEFIAKGNVMDLAVGVIIGGAFGLIVKSLTADIIMPIVGMIFGGLDFSNYFIPLSNTVTATTLDAAKEQGAVFAYGNFFTVFINFLILAWIIFLMVRMVNRIRSEAEERTKKAQEEEKVEEPAAPPPADVALLTEIRDLLAKQSS; this comes from the coding sequence ATGATCCAAGAATTCAAAGAATTCATTGCCAAGGGCAATGTCATGGATCTGGCGGTTGGCGTCATCATTGGCGGCGCCTTCGGCCTGATCGTCAAATCATTGACGGCTGATATTATCATGCCGATTGTCGGCATGATCTTTGGCGGTCTCGATTTTTCCAATTATTTCATTCCGCTATCCAATACCGTCACCGCGACAACCCTTGATGCCGCCAAGGAACAGGGCGCGGTGTTCGCCTATGGCAACTTCTTCACGGTCTTCATCAATTTCCTTATCCTTGCCTGGATCATATTCCTGATGGTCAGGATGGTGAACAGGATTCGCTCCGAAGCCGAGGAACGCACGAAGAAGGCGCAGGAAGAAGAAAAAGTCGAAGAACCCGCCGCGCCGCCTCCGGCAGACGTTGCTCTTTTGACCGAAATCCGCGACCTCCTCGCCAAGCAGTCGAGCTGA
- a CDS encoding L-threonylcarbamoyladenylate synthase, translated as MTDQTPLWHPHSFSIDARSGKALEPLADESGFEVACQLLEKGGLVAVPTETVYGLAADATSPAAVARIFAAKDRPSFNPLISHLPSLEAAKAHGQFNEAALRLAKAFWPGPLTLVVPRAPASPIADLTSAGLETVALRVPDAPLMRALAYRLDKPLAAPSANRSGRVSPTTASHVAEELNGRVDLIADLGPCRVGVESSVVLCSGDHPVTLLRPGGIATEALEAALGAPLIKAGTDDQAPSSPGMLSSHYAPSVPVRLNATHINAGEALLAFGPDLPEGSAHAAVILNLSPAGDSFEAAQKLFAGLRTLDRDDVSGIAVAPIPNEGLGEAINDRLRRAAHR; from the coding sequence ATGACAGACCAAACGCCCCTGTGGCACCCGCATTCCTTTTCGATTGATGCCCGGAGTGGCAAGGCCCTTGAACCGCTTGCGGATGAAAGCGGCTTTGAGGTGGCCTGTCAGTTGCTGGAAAAAGGGGGACTGGTCGCGGTTCCAACCGAGACCGTCTATGGCCTTGCGGCCGATGCGACCAGTCCGGCAGCGGTGGCGCGTATCTTTGCGGCCAAGGACAGACCGAGTTTCAATCCGCTGATCTCCCATTTACCGAGCCTTGAGGCCGCCAAGGCCCACGGCCAGTTCAACGAGGCCGCCTTGCGGCTCGCCAAGGCCTTCTGGCCCGGCCCCTTGACGCTGGTCGTTCCGCGCGCCCCGGCAAGTCCGATCGCCGATCTGACGTCTGCGGGTCTCGAAACAGTGGCTCTGCGCGTGCCGGATGCGCCCTTGATGCGCGCCCTTGCCTATCGGCTCGACAAGCCGTTGGCGGCTCCCTCAGCCAACCGCTCCGGACGGGTCAGCCCGACCACTGCCAGCCATGTGGCCGAAGAACTCAACGGACGGGTGGATTTGATTGCTGACCTTGGTCCTTGCCGGGTGGGCGTTGAATCGAGCGTCGTGCTTTGTTCTGGCGATCACCCGGTCACGCTTCTCAGGCCCGGAGGCATTGCGACCGAAGCTCTTGAAGCGGCTCTCGGGGCGCCTCTGATCAAGGCCGGAACAGATGATCAGGCGCCGAGCTCCCCCGGCATGCTCAGTTCACACTATGCACCCTCGGTGCCGGTTCGGCTCAATGCCACGCATATCAACGCGGGAGAAGCGCTGCTCGCCTTCGGTCCTGATTTGCCGGAAGGCTCGGCGCATGCCGCTGTGATCCTCAACCTGTCTCCCGCCGGCGACAGTTTTGAAGCCGCGCAAAAGCTCTTCGCTGGCCTTCGGACTTTGGACCGGGACGATGTCAGCGGCATTGCCGTTGCTCCCATCCCCAATGAGGGCCTTGGGGAAGCGATCAACGACCGGCTGCGGCGCGCGGCGCATCGTTGA
- a CDS encoding acyl-CoA dehydrogenase, producing the protein MAYRAPVTDMAFTLKHVAGLSEMIAEDCYPDLSDDLIDAILEEAGRFNTEEIAPKLAMSDRHGCSLKDGVVTTPPGWKNLYHDWAEGGWNALTGPADFGGQALPLQLGTATADMWNQGSMAFAIGPTLTTGAVEAIEKHASSELKAKYLEKLVTGEWMGTMNLTEPGAGSDLNGMRTKAEPVGDGSYRISGQKIFITYGEHELTDNIIHLVLARLPDAPAGTRGISLFLVPKYPVSDDGSLGERNDVRAVGLEHKMGIHASPTCTMSFGDNGGAIGWLIGEENRGLACMFTMMNNARLMVGTQGVGIAERAFQMARDYAMDRRQGQSVGAPKGGEMEPIIVHPDVRRMLMTMAAQTEAIRSICYTCANALDRAALTDSAGDAEAAKVWSARAGILTPLAKSLSTDLGTEVASLGIQVHGGMGFIEETGAAQLLRDSRIASIYEGTNGIQAIDLVTRKLPLSEGLAVKELMAELASWASLAETGEDKSLAKVGALLAESLADLRFTTDWLQAALKEGRMEQALAGATPYQRLFGLTLGGILLLKGAMKARELGDVSADRRLAMAHFFATNLATETTALMDVVVNGAKAVLDSDALFKVE; encoded by the coding sequence ATGGCTTATCGCGCACCTGTTACGGACATGGCGTTCACGCTCAAACACGTGGCAGGGCTGTCCGAAATGATCGCGGAAGACTGCTATCCCGATTTGAGCGATGACCTGATCGATGCCATCCTCGAAGAAGCCGGGCGTTTCAACACCGAAGAAATCGCACCAAAGCTGGCCATGTCGGATCGGCATGGGTGTTCCCTCAAAGACGGTGTGGTCACGACCCCGCCGGGCTGGAAAAACCTCTATCATGATTGGGCCGAAGGTGGCTGGAACGCGCTCACAGGACCGGCGGACTTTGGCGGACAGGCACTGCCTCTTCAACTGGGAACAGCCACCGCGGACATGTGGAATCAGGGATCCATGGCCTTTGCCATCGGCCCGACGCTGACCACCGGTGCCGTCGAGGCCATTGAAAAACACGCGTCCTCCGAGCTCAAGGCCAAATACCTTGAAAAGCTTGTCACTGGCGAGTGGATGGGCACGATGAACCTGACTGAACCGGGAGCCGGGTCCGACCTGAACGGCATGCGAACCAAGGCCGAGCCGGTGGGGGACGGGTCCTATCGGATCTCCGGGCAGAAGATCTTTATCACCTATGGCGAGCACGAACTGACCGACAACATCATTCATCTGGTGCTTGCCCGTCTGCCCGATGCTCCGGCGGGCACACGCGGCATTTCCCTGTTTCTTGTTCCCAAATATCCGGTTTCTGATGACGGGAGCCTTGGCGAGCGAAATGATGTACGGGCGGTTGGTCTTGAACACAAGATGGGCATTCATGCCTCACCGACCTGCACCATGTCATTTGGCGACAATGGCGGCGCGATCGGCTGGCTGATCGGCGAGGAAAATCGCGGTCTCGCCTGCATGTTCACCATGATGAACAACGCCCGCCTCATGGTCGGAACCCAAGGGGTCGGTATCGCGGAACGCGCCTTTCAGATGGCGCGCGACTATGCCATGGATCGGCGGCAGGGCCAGTCGGTCGGTGCACCCAAAGGCGGCGAAATGGAGCCGATCATCGTCCATCCGGACGTGCGCCGGATGCTGATGACCATGGCGGCACAGACAGAGGCCATTCGGTCCATTTGCTACACCTGCGCCAACGCGTTGGACCGGGCCGCTCTAACTGACAGCGCAGGCGATGCTGAGGCTGCTAAAGTCTGGAGCGCTCGCGCGGGCATCTTGACACCGCTGGCCAAGAGCCTTTCGACAGATCTGGGCACCGAGGTCGCTTCGCTCGGCATACAGGTGCACGGCGGCATGGGGTTCATTGAGGAGACGGGCGCTGCGCAGCTTCTTCGCGACAGTCGCATTGCGTCCATCTACGAGGGAACCAACGGTATTCAGGCGATTGACCTCGTCACACGCAAGCTGCCGCTTTCAGAGGGTCTTGCGGTCAAGGAATTGATGGCCGAACTGGCAAGCTGGGCCTCGCTCGCCGAAACCGGCGAAGATAAGTCATTGGCCAAGGTGGGAGCGCTATTGGCAGAAAGCCTCGCTGATTTGCGTTTCACGACCGATTGGCTGCAGGCAGCATTGAAGGAAGGGCGCATGGAACAGGCCCTCGCTGGCGCGACGCCATACCAACGCCTTTTCGGCCTGACCCTTGGCGGTATTCTGCTTTTGAAAGGCGCCATGAAAGCTCGCGAGCTTGGCGACGTATCTGCCGATAGACGCCTTGCCATGGCGCATTTCTTTGCCACCAATCTGGCTACGGAAACGACCGCTTTGATGGACGTCGTGGTCAATGGAGCAAAAGCTGTACTGGACAGTGATGCCTTATTCAAGGTTGAATAG